The Erigeron canadensis isolate Cc75 chromosome 1, C_canadensis_v1, whole genome shotgun sequence genome segment TAATTAACTCTTAAATGGGTCATCACTATAGTAGAGTATTTATTTCTTTAGAAAAAACTCCCTAGATATGTCAACCAAGTCTTAAACTCAAATCtagtaaattaataaatacacCAAGATTATTCACTCAATTGAGCTGAGATCATTGTCGATTGACATACCTATACTTCTATAattttatactattatataaaaattatattcttatgttaaaaagtttacaattttgggacatgcgaaattaccattttacccttaattaattaacttacacaatcattccataatcttttaaaagatatattcaCAATCCCTAAtttcaaatatctttgtatcaattttctacaccacttgacgccgacaccatcaccatccgtcgaTGTCACCACATCGGAACTAATGTCATCGCTGCTGCATTGCGcggggatatatatatatatatatatatataaacgagcatggtacccgggCGTTGCGGCGAATACCATTGACATGGCGTATAAACAAAACTGCAGTAGAATACAAGTGTCCCTAATTTCACTGGTGTTAAACGAAGGTGGAGTCGATACAGTGGAGGTGATGGTTGGGTTTTGAGGACAATAGTGGAGGTGTGTGTATTTTTGTGGCAGAATAAAACAATATAGAGAATAAATAAATGTAGTGAATAAGGGAAAAAATAAGGAGGGGTAAAAGGGTAATATTGCATGTCCCCAATCTTATAAACTTTCAACAAgagttgaaaattttttaatagggagtatatatataggtatatatatatataccaacctTTACCTTTATCATTCTCCTTCTCAAATCATAGGGGTAGTAAATTTTACTTACATAGTTACACAATTCAAACTAAGAAAGCAATATTTTGGTTAACTGTAAGGACCCAAACCTTTTAATAGAAAtcgattaaaatttttttttttatcagtacccactgcggcgcagtgaggcgaAACacttccactgcggcgcagtggaaaacCTCGGTAAATAAAGAACGAAAgctcactgcgacgcagtgaggCAAAacacacccactgcggcgcagtggaatcccacggaTCAAAATGACCAAAtgcccattgcggcgcagtgggcaggGAATGACTCCCACTACGACGCAGTGAGACGACCTGCAGAAAAAcccctttcttttaaaaataactttcctgcACCATAACACAAAATGGCTTCAACCAAAAATGCCAATTTCCTTCAAAACCTTTCATAGACTAAGCCAAACCTGCTCATGACATACTAAACACCATTTCAAAAGACTTGACATCTTTACAAGCTTTACAAACACATTGTTCAACAAGTGGGTCGGATGACCAACTTGGATAATTCATCAAATCTTTCAAGActtgcattacccatttaaataCAATTTTTCAGAATTTCCAAAACAAGTTAACCAAAAGGGATTTATATCAAGAGCCAATGAGTACCAAATGGATCATCTACCCAAATTATCCAAAATGCCAACCTTCCAAATGGCAAGGGCTTCCAATTCTAACTTCACTCGATCGCTTCTTTAcccttgctactaccaactcctataaaagagttaaacaactaaaacataagcaacacttagtgaatgcatacacatataatcataatcatgtcatttcaactttgtgcatcaagcaccatataagcctagcaagctagccttttcatacaaatcaaacaacatacatttattttcaacatggccatggacaatttggctagtaggaatttacccacctactagctcttgcaaacaaattgactagtaggaatttacccacctactagttccatttaacaactatcaaatgggtcataggaatttacccacctatgacctctaataacaagaacatgattatatgcatatacactcacctcaaacttggctaCTTGACACAATAAGGctacaagttcaacaatttattCTTCAACACCTATATCTAAACACTTTTCTAACAAActtcaaattctcaaaataaagctttatttcataaacactagccaaacaccatgagattcttaccaaGGGGGATTTTCATTAACAACAATTCTTTCAATCAATTATCCATTTGTCATTCAAATTTAGTTagggttttacttgaaaatcTCCAATAGCAAAAACCCCTAACTCTAAGactaagaaccctaaattttaaaaacaaataaaactagggttatgaaaatcaatacctcaagaatgagagacaaagaattagggttttcaaattgaaaatcttccccctttttatccttaaaaattTCGGCCACAACCACTTCAAAGAAAACCCCAAATTTAAATTTCTAATTCAATTGgagatgattattgttattgtttcagGATTACAATTCTTTACTTTGAGTTTTGAAGCTTCAATTGCATGAATTTGAAGAAGAATAAGAGGAAGAAGGTAGTGAAAAGGTTGAGTGGAAACTTAGTGGGAAAACATGAATCATCAAACTTGGTGGCTGGCTTTTCTCCCTGCTAGCCACGTCCTATTACATattttgtgggtaaaatacccgctagccactaaagttccaactaaattaaccccttaactcAAAGCAAAacactaggaaattaatttaatgccaaaaCTATGAAACGGGTTGATTTTTATTtacccttaaaatattggggtgttacaaatctCCCCCACTTAGAATCGATCACGTCCCCGTGATCCATGCCATGTGCAAAGACGGATAGTACACCAACATGTCATGCTCTGTTTCCCACGTATACTTAGAGTTCTTATGGTGCTTCCATTGTACCTTGAAAGTGCGTACCGTCTTATTATTTATCCTTCTCAACTCTTCTTCAACTATAGCAACCGGTTCCTCGACATAAGTTAACTTCTTGTCTAGCTCGATTTCATTTAGTGGAACACACGTTGCATCATCAACAAGACATTTCTGGAGTTGAGATATATGAAAGTGTTATGAATACGAGATAGTTCTTCGGGTAACTTCAATTGGTATGCCACTTTTCCAATACGAGCAATAATCCGAAACGGGCCTATGAACCGTGGACTAACTTTCCACGTTTGCGAAATCGTAGCAAACCCTTTCATGGAGATACGTTTAGCATAACCCGATCACCAACCATAAACTCAATGGGCCTTCTTCTAACATCGGCATACAACTTTTGTCTATCCTGAGCCGCTTTAAGTCTTTCACGAATCTCATCGATCTTCTGTGTAGTTTCAAGAACGACATCGGTTCCTCCTAATTCTCGTTGGCctacttctccccaacaaatggGAGTTCGACATTTTCTACCATAAAGCATTTCGTACGGTGGCATCTTAATACTAGAATGGTAGCTATTATTGTACGAAAGTTCCGCTAAAGGTAAGTATGCATCCCATGGTCCTCCAAAATCAATGATGCATGCTCACAACATGTCTTCCAAAGTTTGGATGGTTGTTTCGCTTTGACCGTCCGTTTGCGGGTGGTATGCGGTACTAAAATGTAACTTAGTacccatatcttcatgaaacTTCCTCCAAAAATGGGAGGTAAATCGAGTATCCCTATCCGAAACAATAGAGACGGGGATGCCATGCCGAGCTACAACTTCTTTCACATATATATCGGCTAGAACTTCAGAAGATGATGACTCACGGATAGGCAAAAACAAGACACTTTTCGTTAGTCGATCCACAATCACCCAAATGGAATCAAACTGATGTTTGGGCGTCTTGGGGAGTTTGGTAATGAAGTCCATAGTCAAATGCTCCCATTTCCATTGTAGTATATCAAGTGGTTGAAGCTTCCCATATGGCTTTTGATGCTTCGCCTTAACTTGTAAACAAGTCAAACACTTTTCCACATACTTGACAATGTCACGTTTCATACCCGGCCACCAATAATCGACCTTCAAGTCTTGATACATTTTCGTTGCGCCGGGGTGGATAGAATACTTAGACTTATGTGCTTCATCAAGAAGAGTTTCCTTCAACGTGCACGAAACTGGAATCCAAATTCTTCCATAACGAACCATGAGACCACGAGAGTCCTTAGAGAGATGTTGCAATTGCCCTTTAATTCTCTCTTGCTTGGGGTCACGTTTTAAGGCTTCTTCTTGAGCTTCCCTTATTCGTTCAAAGAAGTCGTTTGAAAGCATTACCCAAAGAGGTGAAACACGGATTGTAAAATGAGAGCTTTTTCTACTCAAGGCGTTGGCTACCACATTTGCCTTCCCGGGTTGATATAAAATTTCACAATCATAGTCTTTCAATAAGTCTAACCACCTCCGTTGACGATTATTAAGATCACGTTGTTCAAAGAAATACCTAAGACTTTTATGATCCGAATAGATGGAGAATTTAACACCATACAAGTAATGACGCCAAATCTTCAATGCAAAAACAACCGCCGCAAGCTCTAAATCGTGGACGGGATAAGACTTCTCATGagtttttaattgttttgatGCATAAGCGATAACTCGCCCCTTTTGCATAAGGACACAACCAAGACCATTGAACGAGGCATCACAATACACCGAGAATTCTTCAACTCCATCCGGCAAAGTAAGAATAGGTGCTTGACTCAACTTTTCTTTTAGTGTTTGAAATGCACCTTCCTGTTCACTTTTCCAATCAAACTTGTCGTTCTTTCGAGTCAATTTTGTAAGAGGTGAAGCCAACTTAGAAAAATCTTGAATGAATCGACGGTAATAACCCGCCCAACCAAGAAAGCTACGAATTTCCGTCGGGGACTTAGGAGATTCCCACTTCACGATTGCACTTATTTTTGTCGGGTCGACTTTAATTCCTTCTTGATTGACAACATGACCAAGAAATTGAACCTCTcgcaaccaaaattcacatttcgaGAATTTGgcatataacttctcttgacgAAGGGTTTCAAGAACTTCACGAAGATGTTTCTCATGTTCGGAAGGACACTTCGAATAGATCAAAATGTCGTCAATATAAACAATAACGGATTTATCAAGGCATGACCAAGAACTCATAGTGACCATAACGAGTCTTAAACGCAGTTTTTGGGATGTCTTCTTCACAAATTTTAAGTTGATGGTACCCTGATCGAAGATCAATCTTTGAGAAATAAGAAGCcccttgaagttgatcaaaaaGATCGTCAATACGAGGCAAAGGGTACTTGTTTTTGATAGTAACCTTATTGAGTTCCCGGTAATCAATGCACATCCGTAAACTACCATCCTTCTTCTTAACAAACAACACGGGAGCACCCCATGGTGAACTACTTGGGTGAATAAAACCCTTATCAAGTAGTTCTTGGAGTTGATCCATCATTTCTTGCATTTCGGTTGGAGCGAGACGATAAGGAGCCTTGGCAATAGGTGAAGCACCCGGAAAGAGGTCGATTTTGAAATCAATTTGCCTATCGGGAGGAAGACTCGGTAGATCATCGGGAAAAACATCTTCAAACTCGCTCACAATAGGAATTTCAGACATCGATTTAGATTCCTTATTGGAATCAACAACATGAGCTAGAAAAGCTTTGCACCCTCGAGAGATAAGTCGACGGGCTCGAGCAAAGGTGCATAAAGGCAATGAGTCTTGATTTCTTTCACCGTAAATGACCATATCCCTACCGTTGGGAGCTTTTAGGTGAACACTTTTATCGGTACAACAAATATTTGCCTTATGTTGGCCAAGccaatccatacccaaaatCACATCAAATTCTCCCAAACCCATCGGAATAAGATTAGCTTTGATGGTTAAACTACAACCTAGATACACATTTTTAATTATGTAGGTTTGATCACCCGCTACTTCAACCAACAAAGGGGGTTCAAGAAAAGATAATCTTAAAGGGATGCATTTAGTGAATCGAGTAGCAACAAAGGAACGATTTGCTCCGGAATCAAATAAAATCTTAGCGGGTGTGTCATGAACTAGAAAAGTACCTGACACGACATCGGTGGATTCTTTAGCTTGAGCTACCGAGATTTGAAACGATCTTCCCCTCGGATTCCCTACTTTCTTCGCCAACTTTCTTTCATTAGCCTTCCTTGCTTCGGCTTGCCTTTCCTCCTCCGTCAACAATGGGCAAGCACTCTTCATGTGTCATTCGTTGAAGCATTCGAAACACACGGTAGGCTTGCTTGGAGAGAACTTACAATCTCGGCTAATGTGATCCGGTTGGCCACAATTGAAACATCCTTTCTTAGATGGTAATAAACAAACTTCGGAATGATGTTTCCCACAATTATTGCAAGTGGGAATGTTATTCCTATTTGAACTACCCCCCGAACTACCACTGGACAGGAACTTCTTGTTTGGAGAGTTACTTTGTTCCGCCTTTCTCTTGGAGGTCTCATCATCAGGCATGCCTTGTTCAACCTCATGCCACCTAGCCACATCAACCAATTGAGTAAACAATTCGATTTGAAGTAACATAATCTTCTGTCAAATGCTTTTGCGAAGTTTGCGATAAAAATGTTCCTTCAACAACCGATCATCCTTTAAATATTCTGAACAAAAATTGAGCTTTATCCAGAAATTTTACCCGAAACTCATTAATATTCAAAGTGCCTTGCGAGTCATTCATGAACTCGCTCCTAAGCCTAGTCAAATCGGCTTCAGATCGAAACTCTTTAAAGAAGGCCACTTTGAAATCAGTCCATTCCATTCCCACTGTTGCATCCTCACCCTTCTTAACAATTTCACCATCCCACCACAATTTAGCCCTATCACATAACAAGCTTGACCCATACAAGGTCTTGTCTTCCGGTGGAGTCTTTGTTATACGGAATGCTCCCTCAACTTCGTTTACCCATCTTGTGCTCACAATTGGGTCGAGATCCCCATTGTATTTGGGTGGGTTAGCAATGGTGAAGCTCTTAAGATCATAAGGCTTCTCATTCTTAGGCTTCGGCCATTCCTCAGTGTCTTGTTTTTCTGGTACTTTTTCTTTTGGGAATCGTTTATAAAACTCTTCTTGTACTGCAGATGCAACTTCTTCTCTTATCTTGATGGCGATCGTATCACTCATTGCGCCCTCAAGGGTCTCGTTTAACTTTTTAACGATAAATGGAGAGAAATTCTCCAAAGCCTTCCCGATTTGCTCACTAATGAAATCATGACTAAGTTCCTCAATCGACACACTTTTGTTTTTGCCGTGACTCGATCCGTCTTCATCTTGAGATGAAGCCATACTACACAATTCGAGAAGCTTATCAGTAACACACTTCATTCACTATTTAGTCTCTAATACCCCCAAACCTTCATGTCCGATCATTCCCGTATTTAGTAAGTTTAATTTAAAACGTAATAGCTTATGATCGATAATAGGCCGGCTctattattatcataaactatttcattttaaacCAATCTTACGAAAAACTTCAACTCTCAaacatgaatctttcaaacctAAGGTGAAAGTCAAATTTTCCTATGGTTCAAGTCTAGGCATCTTAACTAAAAGATCGAAACCTAAATCCCTTGAaccatggctctgataccaaaaaTGTAAGGACCCAAACCTTTTAATAGAAAtcgattaatttttttttatcagtacccactgcggcgcagtgaggcgaAACACTTCGACTGTGGCGCAGTGGAAAACCTCGGTAAATAAAGAACGAAAGCTCACTGTGACGCAATGAGGCAAAacacacccactgcggcgcagtggaatcccacggaTCAAAATTTCCAAATTCCCACTGCGCCGAACgactcccactgcggcgcagtgggacgaCCTGCAGAAAAAcccctttcttttaaaaacaacTTTCCTGCACCATAGCACAAATTTCAACCAAAAGAGCCAATTTCCTTCAAAACCTTTGATGGACTAAGCCAAACCTACTCATGACATACTAAACACCATTTCAAAAGACTTGACATCTATACAAGCTTTACAAACACATTGTTCAACAATATTTTGGTTAATGAACGATTGATGATGACTGATGACGTACCCGCTGCCACCCAGGGTAAGCCTCACTCTGGGAAGGCTGTAGATTAAGAAGTTACACAGGGTGTTACGCAACCTTGGTTAAAAAAGATAAGAACAAAGAAGATATCATCATATCACTTCTTTAAATAAAGGAGATCATTGCTAAAAGTTAAGGGACGGAAAACACGTGTGAAGACTTACCCTTCACGAAACATCACTATAAAAAGGGAAAAACCCTAATCGAAGGGGGATCCAActttgagaaagaaaaccttAAAGAAAATCACATACAAGACCTCTGAAAAAACCTTAGAGATCTAAACACACATATTCGGCGTACAAGGGAGATAAACTCTTACCAACAGGGAATCGTCGTTCAATCCACTAAAACACCCCAAATCCCTTAACCTAATCGGCTGTACAAACAATGACTGATCTAAATTGGGGACCTagctgttgggttatataactattatcacattaaatcacaaagcacgcagtggaatataaaatctatgtagttaattaattaaccaagagagaaaacgtgtaccttaaattggagagaataaagcaaaaacctttataataaggtttaaattaaacctctctacgattgcacacacaacgttggaatgtatgtatgctagtacttgatcacgaaccaaacaaccttTGTATATACCCTCTAAAGTCGAACCAAACAAAACTCCACAATTCATACAAATCTATTGTCAttgtaatattataatatatgttgatggaacatatattaatatatatgagtTTTCTACGTGCTAATGAAACCAAAAATCAAAGTGAAGATTCTATGATTTTTGTTTCCCATATATTCGACCGAGAGGAAAAAGAAgaggttttgtttttatttacaaatttaatTGTCTCATACAAAACCTTAAACCTTAACCCCTATAAATAGGGATAATTGTTAGGGTTTAAAAACTTGATGGACAAGTTTAGTCAAGGCTTTCCTAAGCCTTTCAAAACCGGCCCATCTAAGTGAGATTAGGAAGTTTCCTTAATTCCTAATTTTCACTTAAGTCCTTCTGTTTTcaatgtatttaattaataaacgtTTATTTAACTTGAAACGATCGTTTATTAACTATTTCgtgatcatattaattaataaattacatttaatatattaattaattacaattacattcatgttgaggtgtgaccccgtaggcttaaataatttccagacatacgttcattttacgtgatcatattctaacagctcccacttgagctcgtaatgaatgaaggtaataacattggttagcgtctagcaacacgccaatgctcccggaaaaatttaagtatagtttcttaaagtatatttaaatggttgaggcatttattatccctttgtttagataccttgttaaatatgaatatggatcaatgtcatttcataatttaacgattatgtttctcattcaataactaattaatgattaccaaatataatcgagagccatctggatttatttgggcacgaccatgcaaacatcttaattagtcaaatgagggcgccaatggtatcatgcttcaacttttaaactgaaggaacaaatcctatattgactacacgtgtcagtcatcatacttcacgacactttatgaaaatagccctttatgtacccccttattcaggtgagttagaactacatctagtaagtgcgattcatacatgctgacctacttgtatctcaagtcaaaggatcaataaaagtaaccatttacgaatttcacttaatgacgtcgatccataaaatgataattcgttagtggggtagtccgatatgcatgcGCTATGAATACCATATGAGTTTGGTGAgaaccatccattacatattccaagaatataaccaatcactcacatttgtcttagtttaattatattcccatataattaatcgacaatggacaatttagaatatttaataagataaaaatattaaataaaatattcaaggattaaacatgcaaatataggacacaatttaatattgaatgaaatcaaacatatcaagtactttatttcattatgaaaaatataaattgtttaacatcccttatccaaataccgaaagaacagatttacatgaaataactagctaatttaagtcctatgccctcggcatgcctttcaagcttgggcctagacaaagcttttgtgaaaggatcagctaagttaaaatctgtgtgaactttgagtaaattgatctcccctagttcgatctgctcacgaacatagtgatatcgtctagcataatgtctggcacctttctgaactccggggtcgttggcaatgattaatgtaccagtattatcacagtacatatcattgggtaAGTCACTcgaggggatcacgtcaagcccgctagtgaacttccttatccagactgcttccattgcggctt includes the following:
- the LOC122588199 gene encoding uncharacterized protein LOC122588199, which translates into the protein MPPYEMLYGRKCRTPICWGEVGQRELGGTDVVLETTQKIDEIRERLKAAQDRQKLYADVRRRPIEFMVGDRVMLNKCLVDDATCVPLNEIELDKKLTYVEEPVAIVEEELRRINNKTVRTFKVQWKHHKNSKYTWETEHDMLVYYPSLHMAWITGT